From the genome of Excalfactoria chinensis isolate bCotChi1 chromosome 14, bCotChi1.hap2, whole genome shotgun sequence, one region includes:
- the NHLRC4 gene encoding NHL-repeat-containing protein 4 translates to MDSTLETRQQKEKLLKSLYTLQVKSNTTLQTASPLLSSQQGTGMVTQLQIHQLADKTKSLCRDLDNIKNLLHYRQDELVRQIPNPTGSRYGCVSGIHCSRDGSIYVTAEGAPWVHVLSSTGQVLKSLPCWQTGREGGSFLPEDVTVTRAGMVAVADMTNGAVWVFNPHTSPSKGEWIKIGKVGSPRGVGADSTGKILVADYARGQVCSFALDHAFRALNIRSVPNLQGPRYVSPAPNGGFVVSEECGDVKVFMSSHQLVCSLSSKYGHQFGNPAGVCVDMEGSVVVADEQHRTVHLFPESGAPICLVSAGLRRPTGVACSPFGHLFVADTGENCVKVFKYHVRPRQPLGTF, encoded by the coding sequence ATGGACTCCACTCTGGAGACCAGGCAGCAGAAGGAGAAGCTTCTGAAATCCCTCTACACCCTCCAGGTGAAGTCAAACACCACTCTGCAGACGGCCAGCCCgctgctgagcagccagcagggcacGGGCATGGTGACACAGCTCCAAATCCATCAGCTGGCAGACAAGACCAAAAGCCTGTGTAGAGACCTGGACAACATCAAGAACCTCCTCCACTATCGTCAGGATGAGCTGGTCCGGCAGATCCCCAACCCCACCGGCAGCCGTTATGGGTGTGTAAGTGGAATCCATTGCTCCCGGGATGGCTCCATCTATGTGACAGCCGAGGGTGCTCCCTGGGTGcatgtgctcagcagcacaggccAAGTGTTGAagtccctgccctgctggcagACAGGGAGGGAAGGTGGCAGTTTCTTGCCGGAGGATGTGACTGTGACTCGGGCAGGAATGGTGGCTGTAGCTGACATGACAAATGGGGCTGTCTGGGTCTTCAATCCTCACACCTCCCCCTCCAAAGGGGAATGGATAAAGATCGGGAAGGTTGGCTCCCCCAGGGGTGTTGGAGCGGACTCCACGGGCAAGATCTTAGTAGCAGACTATGCCCGAGGCCAGGTCTGCAGCTTTGCACTGGACCATGCCTTCAGGGCACTGAACATCCGCTCAGTCCCCAACCTGCAGGGACCTCGCTACGTCAGTCCAGCACCCAACGGAGGCTTTGTGGTAAGCGAGGAATGTGGAGACGTCAAGGTGTTCATGAGCAGCCATCAGCTCGtctgctccctcagcagcaAATACGGACACCAGTTTGGCAACCCGGCGGGGGTGTGTGTGGACATGGAAGGCAGCGTGGTGGTGGCAGACGAGCAGCACCGCACCGTCCATTTGTTCCCAGAGAGCGGGGCTCCCATCTGCCTGGTGTCCGCAGGGCTGCGGAGACCGACTGGCGTGGCCTGTTCCCCCTTTGGGCATCTCTTTGTGGCAGACACAGGTGAGAACTGTGTGAAAGTCTTTAAGTACCACGTGAGGCCCCGCCAGCCCTTGGGCACCTTCTGA